A region from the Candidatus Binatia bacterium genome encodes:
- a CDS encoding YgiT-type zinc finger protein produces the protein MFTCPVCHAHESREELTEEIFQVDGKYVLVDQIPSTVCARCGEETFSRETTEKVRLLVHGQAKPTKSIPLEVFRFV, from the coding sequence ATGTTCACCTGTCCTGTGTGCCACGCGCACGAGAGCCGAGAGGAACTAACGGAGGAGATCTTCCAGGTTGATGGGAAATACGTCTTGGTCGATCAGATTCCCTCGACTGTGTGCGCGCGGTGCGGGGAAGAGACTTTCAGCCGCGAGACCACAGAAAAAGTGCGGCTGCTGGTCCATGGGCAAGCGAAACCGACCAAGTCCATTCCCCTGGAGGTTTTCAGATTTGTGTAG
- a CDS encoding type II toxin-antitoxin system Phd/YefM family antitoxin: protein MRSVALSEVKDDLSKYLRIAAEEGVIITRRGKAAGVLIGFASEDDWFDYRLENDPRFIRRIETARESLRTGHGIRFEDLEEIDHKRSNRRTARTARSDRTRSKRAGSVRRGRH from the coding sequence ATGAGATCAGTTGCGTTGTCAGAGGTGAAAGACGACCTGTCAAAATACCTGCGTATAGCGGCGGAAGAAGGGGTGATTATTACCCGACGCGGTAAGGCCGCCGGTGTCTTGATCGGCTTTGCATCCGAAGACGATTGGTTCGATTACCGGCTGGAGAACGATCCGAGGTTTATCCGTCGTATCGAGACCGCGCGTGAGAGTCTGCGAACTGGACACGGAATACGGTTCGAGGATCTTGAAGAAATCGACCACAAGCGATCTAATCGGCGCACTGCAAGGACTGCCCGCTCCGACCGCACCCGCTCAAAGCGTGCCGGCTCAGTTCGCCGCGGGCGCCATTGA
- a CDS encoding type II toxin-antitoxin system RelE/ParE family toxin, with protein sequence MRREIVFAPQAAEDEKRLRAYERATVRGKIKKHLRHDATKTSKTRIKRLRGLKQPQYRLRVDDIRVFYDVTEKTVEILAIIPKEEAAVWLERYGEPSLEDELSEQIRADKEGEKS encoded by the coding sequence ATGCGCCGAGAGATCGTGTTTGCTCCACAGGCTGCGGAAGACGAGAAACGACTGCGCGCCTACGAACGGGCTACGGTAAGGGGCAAAATCAAAAAACATCTGAGACATGACGCAACCAAGACCAGTAAAACCCGCATCAAGCGTCTCCGAGGACTCAAACAGCCACAGTACAGGCTGCGGGTCGACGACATCCGGGTTTTTTACGATGTCACAGAGAAGACCGTTGAGATTCTTGCGATTATTCCGAAGGAAGAGGCTGCTGTGTGGCTTGAACGTTACGGCGAGCCGTCGCTAGAGGACGAGTTGTCCGAACAAATTCGAGCCGACAAGGAAGGTGAAAAATCATGA
- a CDS encoding DinB family protein — MRETGVLLDAFTRAYESLHRTLADLTPAELIQEPHPPIGWLAWRLSRIMDSNVSRLAGRDQLWIGDGWAARFGMPPEPADYGRSARHTREQVRLFRASAELLLAYHDAAYERTKRYLETLTAEDLARQLDEPQYQPIPTVAVRLVSVLENAMTNEGQISYLKAYHRLGGWFPAEAKDPASFR; from the coding sequence ATGAGAGAGACTGGCGTTTTGCTGGACGCGTTCACGCGGGCCTACGAATCCCTGCACCGCACTCTGGCTGACCTCACGCCGGCTGAGCTCATTCAGGAACCGCATCCGCCCATCGGATGGCTCGCCTGGCGGCTCAGCCGAATCATGGACAGCAACGTGTCGCGGCTTGCCGGACGCGACCAGCTGTGGATTGGAGATGGCTGGGCCGCGCGATTTGGCATGCCGCCCGAGCCCGCGGACTATGGGCGATCGGCCCGTCACACCCGGGAGCAAGTGCGACTCTTTCGCGCCTCAGCGGAGCTGCTTCTGGCGTACCACGATGCGGCATACGAGCGAACGAAGAGGTACCTCGAGACGCTGACCGCTGAGGACCTCGCACGGCAGCTCGATGAGCCACAGTATCAGCCGATCCCGACCGTAGCCGTGCGCCTCGTCAGCGTGTTGGAGAACGCCATGACCAACGAGGGGCAGATCAGCTATTTGAAAGCTTATCACCGGCTCGGCGGCTGGTTTCCGGCCGAGGCCAAGGACCCGGCCAGCTTCCGCTAG
- a CDS encoding methyltransferase domain-containing protein yields MDQSKIRQQWEGAAPGWAQWESTIANWMQPATEAMLTMAGVGAGTRVLDLACGAGSQTLQAAGRVGAQGHVVANDIAATMLHYVRENASAIGLTNVTTLAGAAEDLDVAAESFDAVICRLGLMLFVDPAKALATVRCVLRPGGKVAVVVFTTPVANPFMAQPMPILLRRAGKTPPAPGQPGIFALGAPGVIERLLADSGFVGIEQRAFSLPLRMSSATQALAMMQEAFGAYRAVISDSPEAVRAAAWEEVGASLKTFETSTGFVAPAEVLVAAGVKSA; encoded by the coding sequence ATGGATCAGTCAAAAATCCGCCAACAATGGGAAGGCGCCGCACCTGGTTGGGCGCAATGGGAATCGACAATTGCAAACTGGATGCAGCCTGCCACAGAGGCCATGCTGACCATGGCCGGCGTCGGCGCCGGTACGCGGGTGCTCGACCTCGCCTGCGGCGCGGGGAGCCAGACATTGCAGGCTGCCGGCCGGGTTGGAGCACAGGGGCACGTGGTCGCAAATGATATTGCCGCGACGATGCTGCACTATGTACGGGAAAACGCCAGCGCCATCGGTCTTACCAATGTCACCACGCTGGCGGGCGCCGCAGAAGATCTGGATGTGGCCGCGGAGAGCTTCGACGCAGTCATCTGTCGTCTGGGCTTGATGCTCTTTGTCGACCCGGCGAAAGCGCTTGCGACGGTGCGATGTGTCCTGCGACCCGGTGGAAAGGTTGCTGTCGTGGTCTTCACCACGCCTGTAGCCAATCCCTTTATGGCACAACCCATGCCGATTCTGCTGCGTCGCGCCGGCAAGACCCCACCGGCGCCGGGACAACCCGGGATTTTCGCGCTCGGCGCTCCTGGCGTGATCGAGCGTTTGTTGGCCGACAGTGGCTTCGTGGGCATCGAGCAGCGCGCCTTCTCCCTGCCTTTGCGGATGTCGTCCGCCACGCAGGCGTTGGCAATGATGCAGGAAGCGTTTGGAGCCTATCGAGCCGTCATCAGCGACAGCCCCGAGGCTGTGCGCGCTGCTGCCTGGGAAGAAGTAGGAGCTAGCCTCAAGACCTTCGAAACCTCCACGGGATTCGTCGCGCCGGCCGAAGTGCTGGTGGCCGCAGGGGTCAAGTCCGCGTGA
- a CDS encoding tRNA (adenine-N1)-methyltransferase encodes MIPRGPLRDGESVIFTDRKERQYLRRLAAGKQISLRDGKIDADDIIGKEEGSLVWSSLNDVFLVFRPSLAQLIPNLPRQAQVIYPKDIGTILIWADIFPGCTVVEAGVGAGALTTALLRALGNQGRLISYELREDFVRMARENVARFYGAAENWTLKLGDVADSLEETDMDRIILDLPEPWPVIGKAWNALRPGGILLSYLPTVIQVKTFVDSLKEHGGFACIETMESLMRYWHIKEMSMRPEHRMVAHTGFITLARRLAAK; translated from the coding sequence ATGATTCCGCGCGGGCCGCTGCGCGACGGCGAGTCGGTGATCTTCACCGACCGCAAAGAGCGCCAATATCTTCGCCGGCTCGCCGCGGGGAAACAAATCTCCCTTCGCGACGGCAAGATCGACGCCGACGACATCATCGGCAAGGAAGAAGGCTCGCTCGTCTGGTCTTCGCTGAACGACGTTTTCCTGGTCTTTCGTCCCAGCCTCGCGCAACTGATTCCCAACTTGCCGCGCCAGGCGCAGGTGATTTATCCCAAGGACATCGGGACTATTTTAATCTGGGCCGACATCTTCCCCGGCTGCACCGTCGTCGAAGCCGGCGTCGGCGCCGGCGCGCTGACCACCGCTCTCCTCCGCGCTCTTGGAAACCAGGGCCGTCTCATCTCCTACGAGCTGCGCGAAGACTTCGTGCGCATGGCGCGCGAGAACGTCGCGCGCTTCTACGGCGCGGCGGAGAATTGGACGCTGAAGCTCGGCGACGTCGCGGACTCTCTGGAAGAGACCGACATGGATCGAATCATCCTCGATCTTCCGGAACCCTGGCCGGTCATCGGGAAAGCGTGGAACGCTTTGCGCCCGGGCGGAATCTTACTCAGTTACCTGCCGACGGTCATACAAGTAAAAACTTTCGTGGACTCCCTCAAAGAGCACGGCGGCTTCGCCTGCATCGAGACGATGGAGAGCCTGATGCGCTACTGGCACATCAAAGAGATGAGCATGCGTCCCGAGCATCGCATGGTCGCGCACACGGGGTTTATCACCCTGGCGCGCCGCCTGGCGGCGAAATAG
- a CDS encoding VIT1/CCC1 transporter family protein, giving the protein MADPSSLHHHEDWHTPKGRAIREIVFGMNDGLVTTIGFLAGVTGSIGHGRYILLAGIAEIVAGAISMALGAYLATKSQREFFHSEIEQEKWEIDKMPEKEAEEIREIYGGMGFTHPEQEMIVNRVTSDKDILLRFMKREELGLFDEHLDDPVRIAVIMGVSFVAGALPPIVPYFFIDDPHSAIWIAVFLSVVFLFSVGVVKTRLTKVRPLRSGLETTVLGIVACGIGYALGWLAEKFI; this is encoded by the coding sequence ATGGCCGATCCATCTTCACTTCACCATCACGAAGACTGGCACACGCCGAAAGGGCGTGCGATCCGCGAGATCGTCTTCGGCATGAACGACGGACTCGTGACCACGATCGGTTTCCTTGCCGGCGTCACCGGCTCGATCGGCCACGGGCGCTACATTCTCCTGGCGGGAATCGCGGAGATCGTCGCCGGCGCGATCTCGATGGCGCTCGGCGCCTACCTGGCGACGAAGTCGCAGCGGGAATTTTTCCACTCGGAGATCGAGCAGGAAAAATGGGAGATCGACAAGATGCCGGAGAAGGAGGCCGAGGAGATCCGGGAAATTTACGGCGGCATGGGCTTCACACACCCGGAGCAGGAGATGATCGTCAACCGCGTCACCTCGGACAAGGATATCCTGCTCCGCTTTATGAAACGCGAGGAGCTCGGCCTCTTCGACGAGCATCTGGACGACCCGGTGCGCATCGCGGTCATCATGGGCGTGTCCTTCGTGGCGGGCGCGCTTCCTCCCATCGTTCCCTATTTTTTCATCGACGATCCTCACAGCGCGATCTGGATCGCCGTTTTTCTCTCGGTGGTTTTTCTTTTCTCCGTGGGAGTCGTCAAGACGCGGCTCACCAAGGTCAGGCCTCTGCGCTCCGGTTTGGAGACGACGGTTCTGGGAATCGTCGCCTGCGGCATCGGCTATGCTCTCGGCTGGCTGGCGGAAAAATTTATCTGA
- a CDS encoding sugar phosphate nucleotidyltransferase — protein MKRKIYAVIMAGGKGTRFWPLSTAERPKQLLKLLSAKSLVKETAERVAPLFGRRNTVIVTVDEHHAAIRKELPRLPPANFLIEPRGKNTAPCIGLAAVELAARDPEAIMVVLPADHWVSDARRFSRALRAAVRFAEREPVLITVGIRPTYPETGYGYILKEKKAARGNAGAIHRVEGFAEKPQAKKALRLMRRGALWNSGIFVWRAATILESIRRYAPVVARGLARIQEIARGRGLAMLPPKDASAFRREYRKMPNISIDYAVLEKAGSEGRVATLEADFGWSDVGNWDALHRMLPKDAGGNAGVGRRLAFRSKNCLAYTNKRLVALLGMENTVVVDTPDAVLVADMRRSQEVKDLLEELNRRGYKKYTVR, from the coding sequence ATGAAGAGGAAGATTTACGCGGTCATCATGGCCGGCGGCAAGGGAACCCGCTTTTGGCCGTTGAGCACGGCCGAGCGTCCCAAGCAATTGCTGAAGCTCTTGAGCGCGAAGAGTCTGGTTAAGGAAACGGCGGAGCGGGTGGCGCCGCTCTTCGGGCGCCGAAATACCGTGATCGTCACCGTGGACGAGCACCACGCCGCGATCCGGAAAGAGCTGCCGCGGCTGCCGCCGGCGAATTTTCTCATCGAGCCGCGGGGAAAAAACACCGCGCCTTGCATCGGCCTCGCCGCCGTCGAGCTGGCGGCGCGAGACCCCGAAGCGATCATGGTCGTCCTCCCCGCAGACCATTGGGTCTCCGATGCGCGCCGTTTTTCGCGGGCGCTCCGAGCCGCCGTGCGATTCGCCGAGCGCGAGCCTGTCTTGATCACGGTGGGCATTCGGCCCACTTATCCGGAGACGGGTTACGGCTACATCCTGAAAGAAAAGAAAGCCGCGCGGGGAAACGCCGGAGCTATTCACCGCGTCGAAGGCTTCGCGGAAAAACCCCAGGCCAAAAAAGCTTTGCGGTTGATGCGGCGTGGCGCGCTCTGGAACAGCGGCATCTTTGTCTGGCGCGCGGCGACGATTCTCGAATCGATTCGTCGATACGCGCCCGTGGTCGCGCGCGGTCTCGCGCGCATTCAAGAGATCGCGCGCGGGCGCGGACTGGCGATGCTGCCGCCCAAAGACGCCTCGGCTTTCCGCCGCGAGTACCGCAAGATGCCGAACATATCGATCGACTATGCGGTGCTGGAAAAGGCCGGATCGGAGGGCAGGGTCGCGACGCTCGAAGCCGACTTCGGCTGGAGCGACGTGGGCAATTGGGACGCGCTTCATCGCATGCTGCCGAAAGACGCGGGCGGCAATGCCGGCGTCGGACGCCGGCTCGCCTTCCGATCGAAAAACTGCCTGGCTTACACCAATAAACGCTTGGTCGCGCTGCTCGGAATGGAAAACACCGTCGTCGTCGATACGCCCGACGCCGTGCTGGTCGCCGACATGCGCCGCTCGCAAGAAGTCAAAGACCTGCTGGAAGAGCTCAACCGGAGAGGCTACAAAAAATACACCGTCAGATAA
- a CDS encoding RluA family pseudouridine synthase, translating to MKDELSWTVPAGDASIRLDAFVRRCLPHLSLREAQRAIGEGSFWIGDRRGKKGDRLDAGDLVRFRGAGHWLAPAPLPRPDLGVIIRYEDDSVLALDKPAGMATHGFSGREKASLANFLAAARPALRGVGRSRWEPGLVNRLDRGTSGLVLAAKNQDSFEDLRSQSRRGLMKKKYWALVWGKTEDRGEIDLPLVRDPGDRKKMTTLDQAKRREHAPRSWSAATRFRRRGSAQGASLLEVAIERGVTHQIRVHLRAAGHPIVGDPLYGAGRPDPFGLERQFLHACRLEFRHPKGGRKMVVESPLPEDLKKVLERLGIKLRSQ from the coding sequence GTGAAAGATGAACTTTCCTGGACGGTGCCCGCCGGCGATGCGTCGATTCGCCTCGACGCATTCGTGCGCCGCTGTTTGCCGCACCTGTCGTTGCGCGAAGCGCAGAGGGCGATCGGCGAAGGATCGTTTTGGATCGGCGACCGTCGCGGGAAAAAAGGCGACCGGCTCGACGCCGGGGATCTCGTGCGCTTTCGCGGCGCTGGCCACTGGCTCGCGCCCGCGCCTTTGCCGCGCCCGGATCTCGGTGTCATCATCCGTTATGAGGACGACTCCGTTCTGGCGCTCGACAAGCCGGCGGGAATGGCGACGCACGGTTTTTCCGGCCGCGAGAAGGCGAGCCTGGCCAATTTTCTGGCCGCCGCGCGTCCGGCGCTTCGCGGCGTGGGCCGAAGCCGGTGGGAGCCGGGGCTCGTCAACCGATTGGACCGCGGGACCTCCGGCCTGGTTCTCGCCGCCAAGAATCAAGATTCGTTCGAGGATCTTCGCTCGCAATCGCGCCGCGGGTTGATGAAGAAAAAATATTGGGCGCTGGTTTGGGGCAAGACCGAGGACCGGGGAGAGATCGACTTGCCGCTGGTCCGCGACCCGGGCGACCGAAAAAAAATGACGACCCTCGACCAAGCGAAAAGGAGAGAGCATGCGCCGAGAAGCTGGAGCGCCGCCACCCGCTTCCGGCGCCGCGGCTCTGCTCAGGGCGCGAGCCTTCTCGAAGTCGCGATCGAAAGAGGCGTGACGCACCAGATCCGCGTCCATTTGCGAGCGGCGGGCCACCCGATTGTCGGCGACCCGCTCTACGGCGCCGGCCGGCCCGATCCGTTCGGCCTGGAGCGTCAGTTTCTACACGCGTGCCGTCTGGAGTTCCGCCATCCTAAGGGCGGCCGCAAAATGGTGGTCGAGTCTCCTCTGCCGGAAGATTTGAAGAAGGTGTTAGAGCGTCTGGGAATCAAGCTAAGAAGTCAGTAA
- a CDS encoding fused MFS/spermidine synthase — translation MIAILFVCFFLSGAAALVYEVVWMRMLTQIFGSTAYAVATVLAAFMAGLALGSYVFGRLASAKRNLLLLYGILEAGIGVYGFLAPFFFKGARGVYGPLFWLYELSPAAFNLLLFVFSFILLAVPTFLMGATLPVLSQFFVRSVSQLGRRVGDLYATNTLGAVFGCALAGFYLIPQIGLSGTVYTAAIGNLLIAALIILTSGAQKKPAAAAETGAESESRRPRSSIEWLLLAAIALSGAAAMVYENAWTHALTLVIGGSVYSFTTMLVTFLIGLAAGGYLYARLFGARAVGASAFGLIELGVGLAALATIPLFEKLPLVFIRLHESFGDSFSMLLAMRVLLAFAVMFLPTLLLGMTFPLVVCLFTQNVYRVASGVGTTYAANTFGAIIGAFVGGFIFLPLVGMQTSIVIGALLNLAIGLALLVADPRPGRARRLVLGGAVAAALAVAAFRFPFWDQAVLTSGVTVYANRFSSIPTDSLRLEEMRRDRILYYREGLTATVSVHETPYTNYRYFKTNGKVDGSYGDALTMLMTGYVPMLLYPEARQVAVIGLGTGMTVKAVGTFPSVKGIEVLEIEPAIVAAARFFGEKNGNILDDPRVRVVPTDGRNYLMAAPRLYDLIISEPSNPWIAGIASLFTRDFYATARGKLAPGGVFTQWIHDYSMSPDDLRMVFRTLAESFPHVSVWNLQESDFLLIGSAKEQQFDYPRLQSLLAGNETLKNDLHDLGLSDLYAVLGFYRMGRKELVALADGAEFNTDDNARLEFSAPRSLGKSTSDLNRKIIDPFVTEPPWQGDPPWMAPARRHFHLAEALHASAWNDRALAQVDRAVALEPQNADYQLLRAKILVAQENTAEAAKTAAAALALDRSKMKNVLILAEELYTSEAKGIYLKALAADSRQFLPYLRLGETALFRKQITEAESWLRQAEKMQPKQPGLLLALGKLQAAQGNYAEAVKLLEEAKNKGEDSATLYGELGFSYSRLEQWQKATAMLEQALKTQRNNTGWRLLYGEALRNLGRTDEAELKFREVLALEPDNAEAWKKLRELKRKY, via the coding sequence ATGATCGCAATCCTTTTCGTTTGCTTCTTTCTCTCGGGCGCGGCGGCGTTGGTTTACGAAGTCGTCTGGATGCGCATGCTGACGCAGATCTTCGGCAGCACGGCCTACGCCGTCGCCACGGTGCTCGCCGCGTTCATGGCCGGCCTCGCGCTCGGGAGCTACGTCTTCGGCCGTTTGGCGAGCGCGAAGAGAAACCTGCTGCTGCTCTACGGCATTCTGGAGGCCGGCATCGGGGTTTACGGTTTTCTCGCGCCGTTTTTTTTCAAAGGGGCGCGCGGCGTTTACGGCCCGCTGTTCTGGCTTTACGAGCTATCGCCGGCCGCCTTCAATCTTTTGCTCTTCGTTTTCTCCTTTATCCTGCTCGCGGTCCCGACCTTTCTGATGGGCGCGACCTTGCCGGTGCTGAGCCAGTTTTTCGTCCGCAGCGTGAGCCAGCTCGGCCGGCGCGTCGGCGACCTCTACGCAACCAACACTCTGGGCGCGGTCTTCGGCTGCGCCCTGGCCGGCTTTTATCTCATCCCTCAGATCGGCCTCAGCGGAACCGTCTATACCGCGGCGATCGGCAATCTCCTCATCGCCGCGCTGATCATTCTCACGAGCGGCGCGCAAAAAAAGCCGGCCGCGGCGGCCGAGACCGGAGCGGAGAGCGAGAGCCGACGCCCGCGTTCCTCCATCGAGTGGCTGCTGCTCGCGGCGATCGCGCTCTCGGGCGCCGCCGCGATGGTGTATGAAAACGCCTGGACGCACGCGCTGACGCTCGTGATCGGCGGCTCGGTTTATTCTTTCACGACGATGCTCGTCACCTTTTTGATCGGCCTCGCCGCCGGCGGGTATCTCTACGCCCGGCTCTTCGGCGCGCGCGCCGTCGGCGCGAGCGCCTTCGGCTTGATCGAGCTCGGCGTCGGGCTCGCCGCGCTGGCGACCATCCCGCTGTTCGAGAAGCTGCCGCTCGTCTTCATCCGCCTGCACGAAAGCTTCGGCGATTCTTTTTCCATGCTGCTCGCGATGCGCGTGCTGCTCGCGTTCGCCGTGATGTTTTTGCCGACGCTGCTGCTCGGCATGACCTTCCCGCTGGTCGTCTGTCTCTTCACGCAGAACGTCTACCGCGTCGCGAGCGGCGTCGGCACCACCTACGCCGCCAACACGTTCGGGGCGATCATCGGCGCCTTCGTCGGCGGATTTATTTTTCTCCCGCTGGTGGGGATGCAAACCAGCATCGTCATCGGCGCGCTTTTGAATCTGGCGATCGGCCTGGCTCTGCTCGTCGCGGACCCGCGGCCGGGAAGAGCGCGCCGTCTGGTTCTTGGAGGCGCCGTCGCGGCGGCGCTCGCCGTCGCCGCTTTTCGCTTCCCGTTTTGGGACCAGGCCGTTCTCACGAGCGGCGTCACCGTCTACGCCAATCGCTTCAGCTCCATTCCGACCGATTCGCTGCGCCTGGAAGAGATGCGCCGGGACCGCATTCTTTATTATCGCGAGGGCCTGACCGCGACCGTCAGCGTGCACGAGACGCCGTACACCAACTACCGCTACTTCAAGACCAATGGAAAAGTGGACGGCTCCTACGGCGACGCGCTCACGATGTTGATGACCGGCTACGTCCCCATGCTGCTCTATCCGGAAGCGCGGCAGGTCGCGGTGATCGGCCTCGGCACGGGAATGACGGTCAAGGCCGTCGGGACATTTCCTTCGGTCAAAGGAATCGAGGTCCTCGAGATCGAGCCGGCGATCGTCGCGGCGGCGCGATTCTTCGGCGAGAAAAACGGCAACATTCTCGACGACCCGCGCGTGCGCGTCGTTCCGACCGACGGCCGCAACTATCTCATGGCCGCTCCCCGCCTCTACGATCTGATCATCTCCGAGCCGTCGAATCCCTGGATCGCCGGCATCGCCAGCCTGTTCACCAGGGATTTCTACGCCACGGCGCGGGGCAAGCTCGCACCCGGCGGCGTCTTCACGCAGTGGATTCACGACTATTCCATGTCGCCCGACGATCTGCGCATGGTGTTCCGGACGCTCGCCGAGTCGTTCCCGCACGTCTCGGTGTGGAACCTGCAGGAGAGCGACTTCCTGCTGATCGGCAGCGCGAAGGAGCAGCAGTTCGATTATCCCCGATTGCAATCGCTCCTCGCCGGCAACGAGACCTTGAAAAACGACCTGCATGACCTCGGACTCTCCGACCTTTATGCCGTGTTGGGCTTTTACCGAATGGGAAGAAAAGAGCTCGTGGCGCTCGCGGACGGCGCCGAATTCAACACCGACGACAACGCGCGGCTGGAGTTCTCCGCGCCGCGGAGCCTGGGAAAGAGCACGTCGGATTTGAACCGCAAGATCATCGACCCCTTCGTGACCGAGCCGCCGTGGCAGGGAGATCCGCCCTGGATGGCGCCGGCGCGGCGCCATTTCCATTTGGCCGAGGCGCTCCACGCCAGCGCCTGGAACGATCGCGCGCTCGCTCAAGTCGACCGCGCCGTCGCGCTCGAGCCGCAGAACGCCGATTATCAATTGCTGCGCGCCAAGATTCTCGTCGCGCAAGAAAATACGGCCGAGGCGGCAAAAACGGCGGCGGCGGCGCTCGCGTTGGACCGGAGCAAGATGAAAAATGTGCTGATTCTCGCCGAGGAGCTGTATACCAGCGAGGCGAAGGGCATCTATCTGAAAGCGCTCGCCGCCGATTCGAGGCAGTTCCTGCCTTACCTCCGGCTGGGCGAAACCGCTTTGTTCCGAAAGCAGATTACGGAAGCGGAATCGTGGCTGCGTCAGGCGGAGAAGATGCAGCCGAAGCAGCCGGGCCTGCTTCTGGCGCTGGGAAAGCTCCAGGCGGCCCAAGGAAATTATGCCGAGGCGGTGAAGCTGCTGGAAGAGGCGAAGAACAAAGGCGAGGATTCCGCCACGCTGTACGGCGAACTGGGGTTTTCCTACAGCCGGCTGGAGCAATGGCAAAAAGCGACGGCGATGCTCGAACAGGCTTTAAAGACGCAGCGGAATAATACGGGTTGGCGCCTCCTTTATGGAGAGGCCTTGCGGAATCTCGGCAGGACCGATGAAGCGGAACTCAAATTTCGCGAAGTGCTGGCTTTGGAGCCGGATAACGCCGAGGCCTGGAAGAAGCTCAGAGAGTTGAAGAGGAAATATTAG
- a CDS encoding YfhL family 4Fe-4S dicluster ferredoxin codes for MATMITSECINCGACEPECPNNAITQADEIYVIDPLLCTECVGFHDYEACAAVCPVDCCVTDPNNVESEDALIARARAIHQDVSFPDSFESRFRKGGEKPAAAAAPKPAAPRPAAAPAASASSEATESAAPLDGGESEAPLPPLPAIDSWEIPVRCFKCNQTYKTPVGRFMIGNVLWCPHCHKSMVVKDSLNYRIRTFLNEFYENWERDAAEFLARREQELREFREKRAKERRNFEARHQQALAKIETELRSISENYDAPGRPAKKGGAFGWG; via the coding sequence ATGGCGACCATGATAACGAGCGAGTGTATCAACTGCGGCGCGTGCGAGCCGGAGTGCCCCAACAACGCCATCACTCAAGCGGATGAAATCTACGTCATCGATCCCTTGCTCTGCACCGAGTGCGTCGGCTTCCACGACTACGAAGCGTGCGCCGCGGTTTGTCCCGTGGACTGCTGCGTCACCGATCCGAACAACGTGGAAAGCGAAGACGCGCTGATCGCGCGCGCCCGCGCGATCCATCAGGACGTGAGTTTCCCGGATTCTTTCGAGTCGCGCTTTAGAAAAGGCGGCGAGAAGCCGGCGGCCGCCGCTGCGCCGAAACCAGCCGCGCCACGTCCCGCCGCCGCGCCGGCGGCAAGCGCGTCGTCTGAAGCGACCGAGAGCGCCGCGCCGCTCGACGGCGGGGAATCCGAGGCGCCGCTCCCGCCGCTGCCCGCGATCGACTCCTGGGAGATTCCGGTCCGCTGCTTCAAGTGCAACCAGACCTATAAGACTCCGGTCGGCCGCTTCATGATCGGCAACGTTCTCTGGTGTCCGCACTGCCACAAATCAATGGTCGTCAAGGACAGCCTTAACTACCGCATCCGCACTTTTCTCAACGAATTTTACGAGAACTGGGAAAGAGACGCCGCCGAGTTTCTCGCCCGCAGAGAGCAAGAGCTGCGAGAGTTCAGAGAAAAACGCGCCAAAGAGCGGCGCAATTTCGAGGCGCGTCACCAGCAGGCGCTCGCGAAGATCGAAACCGAGCTGCGCAGCATCAGCGAGAATTACGACGCGCCCGGAAGGCCGGCCAAAAAAGGCGGCGCCTTCGGCTGGGGCTGA
- the gloA gene encoding lactoylglutathione lyase, which produces MRILHTMIRVNDLDESLRFYCDVLGMQLLRKKEYPSGRFTLAFVGYGAESEGAVVELTYNWDTHRYDLGNAFGHIAVGVEDIYQTCDTLRAKGAKIAREPGPMKHGGTVIAFIEDPNGYKIELIQQKSKDEK; this is translated from the coding sequence ATGAGAATTCTCCACACGATGATTCGGGTGAACGACCTGGACGAGTCGCTCCGCTTTTACTGCGACGTTCTGGGCATGCAGCTCTTAAGAAAAAAAGAGTACCCGTCCGGCCGCTTCACGCTGGCGTTCGTCGGCTACGGCGCGGAGTCCGAGGGCGCGGTCGTCGAGCTGACTTACAACTGGGACACGCATCGATACGACCTCGGCAACGCCTTCGGCCACATCGCCGTCGGCGTGGAGGACATCTACCAGACGTGCGACACGCTCCGCGCCAAAGGCGCCAAGATCGCGCGCGAGCCCGGACCGATGAAGCACGGGGGAACCGTGATCGCCTTCATCGAGGACCCGAACGGGTACAAGATCGAATTGATACAGCAGAAATCCAAAGATGAAAAATGA